The Streptococcus sp. VT 162 genome has a window encoding:
- a CDS encoding recombinase RecA — protein sequence MAKKPTKKLDEIGKKFGADREKALNDALKLIEKDFGKGSIMRLGERAEQKVQVMSSGSLALDIALGSGGYPKGRIIEIYGPESSGKTTVALHAVAQAQKEGGIAAFIDAEHALDPAYAAALGVNIDELLLSQPDSGEQGLEIAGKLIDSGAVDLVVIDSVAALVPRAEIDGDIGDSHVGLQARMMSQAMRKLGASINKTKTIAIFINQLREKVGVMFGNPETTPGGRALKFYASVRLDVRGSTQIKGTGDQKDTNVGKETKIKVVKNKVAPPFKEAFVEIMYGEGISKTGELLKIASDLDIIQKAGAWYSYKGEKIGQGSENAKKYLADHPEIFDAIDHQVRVQYGLIEDEEGTTPTTVAEDLAPNQEVTLDLGDGLEIEIED from the coding sequence ATGGCGAAAAAACCAACAAAAAAATTAGATGAAATTGGGAAAAAATTTGGAGCAGACCGCGAAAAAGCATTGAACGATGCTCTTAAATTGATTGAGAAAGACTTTGGTAAAGGCTCAATCATGCGCTTGGGTGAGCGTGCGGAGCAAAAGGTGCAAGTGATGAGCTCAGGCTCATTGGCTCTGGACATTGCTCTTGGTTCAGGTGGTTATCCTAAAGGACGTATCATCGAAATCTATGGACCAGAATCATCTGGTAAGACAACGGTTGCCCTTCACGCTGTTGCGCAAGCACAAAAAGAAGGCGGTATCGCTGCCTTTATCGATGCGGAACATGCCCTTGATCCAGCCTATGCAGCAGCCCTTGGTGTGAACATTGACGAATTGCTCTTGTCACAACCAGACTCAGGTGAGCAAGGTCTTGAAATTGCAGGGAAATTGATTGACTCAGGTGCAGTTGACCTTGTCGTTATTGACTCAGTTGCGGCCCTTGTGCCTCGTGCAGAAATCGATGGGGATATTGGAGACAGCCACGTTGGTTTGCAAGCTCGTATGATGAGCCAGGCCATGCGTAAACTTGGTGCTTCGATCAATAAGACCAAAACAATTGCTATCTTTATCAACCAATTGCGTGAAAAAGTTGGAGTCATGTTTGGAAACCCAGAAACAACTCCAGGTGGACGTGCTCTGAAATTTTATGCTTCAGTCCGTTTGGATGTTCGTGGAAGCACACAAATCAAAGGAACTGGTGACCAAAAAGATACCAATGTCGGTAAGGAAACCAAGATCAAGGTCGTGAAAAACAAGGTGGCTCCACCATTTAAGGAAGCCTTTGTTGAAATCATGTACGGAGAAGGGATTTCTAAGACTGGTGAGCTCTTGAAGATTGCAAGTGATCTCGATATCATCCAAAAAGCGGGAGCATGGTACTCTTACAAGGGTGAAAAAATCGGACAAGGATCTGAAAATGCTAAGAAATACTTGGCGGATCACCCAGAAATCTTTGATGCCATTGACCATCAAGTCCGTGTTCAATATGGCTTGATTGAAGATGAAGAAGGGACAACTCCTACCACTGTTGCGGAAGATTTAGCACCTAACCA
- a CDS encoding damage-inducible protein CinA, which yields MKAEIIAVGTEILTGQIVNTNAQFLSEKLAEIGVDVYFQTAVGDNEARLLSLLEIASQRSNLVILTGGLGPTEDDLTKQTLAKFLGKDLVFDPQAQEKLDIFFAHRPDYARTPNNERQAQIVEGATPLPNETGLAVGGVSEVDGVTYVVLPGPPGELKPMVLNQLLPKLMTGTKLYSRVLRFFGIGESQLVTILADLIDHQTDPTLAPYAKTGEVTLRLSTKAVSQERADQALDILENQILSRQTFEGISLRDICYGYGEETSLASVVVEELKKRQKSITAAESLTAGLFQATLADFSGVSAIFNGGFVTYSLEEKSKMLDISEQELKEHGVVSGFTARKMAEQARIKTQSDYGVSLTGVAGPDSLEGHPAGTVFIGLAHAKGTEVIKANIAGRSRADVRHIAVMHAFNLVRKALLSD from the coding sequence ATGAAAGCAGAAATTATTGCTGTTGGAACAGAAATTTTAACAGGGCAGATTGTCAATACCAATGCTCAGTTTTTATCAGAGAAACTAGCCGAAATCGGGGTAGATGTCTACTTCCAAACAGCTGTTGGAGATAATGAAGCTCGTCTTTTGTCCTTGCTTGAGATTGCGAGTCAACGTAGTAATCTTGTGATTTTGACAGGGGGCTTGGGACCAACCGAGGATGATTTGACCAAACAAACCCTGGCAAAATTTTTGGGAAAAGATCTAGTGTTTGACCCTCAAGCGCAAGAGAAACTGGATATTTTCTTTGCTCATAGACCTGACTATGCTCGGACACCGAATAATGAGCGCCAAGCCCAAATTGTAGAAGGGGCGACTCCACTGCCAAATGAGACAGGTTTAGCAGTAGGAGGGGTGTCAGAAGTGGATGGCGTGACCTACGTGGTCCTCCCAGGACCACCTGGTGAATTGAAACCCATGGTCTTAAATCAACTCTTACCCAAGTTAATGACTGGTACCAAGTTATACTCACGAGTGCTCCGTTTCTTTGGAATTGGGGAGAGTCAGTTGGTGACCATTTTGGCGGATTTGATTGACCATCAAACCGATCCGACCTTGGCGCCGTATGCCAAGACGGGAGAAGTGACCTTGCGTTTGTCTACAAAAGCAGTTAGTCAAGAAAGGGCTGATCAAGCACTGGATATCTTAGAAAATCAAATCTTGAGTCGCCAAACTTTCGAGGGAATTTCTCTACGAGACATCTGTTATGGATATGGGGAAGAAACCAGTCTCGCAAGTGTCGTTGTAGAAGAGCTAAAGAAGAGACAGAAAAGCATTACTGCGGCAGAAAGCTTGACGGCAGGTCTCTTTCAAGCGACATTAGCAGACTTTTCGGGCGTCTCAGCAATCTTTAATGGCGGTTTTGTCACTTACAGCCTAGAAGAAAAGTCCAAGATGTTGGATATTTCCGAGCAAGAGCTAAAAGAACACGGGGTTGTTTCTGGGTTTACGGCTCGAAAAATGGCAGAGCAGGCACGGATCAAGACTCAGTCTGATTATGGAGTTAGTTTGACGGGTGTGGCAGGGCCAGATAGCCTAGAGGGGCATCCAGCTGGTACAGTTTTTATTGGATTGGCACATGCAAAAGGGACAGAGGTGATCAAGGCCAATATTGCAGGACGGAGTCGAGCAGATGTTCGACATATTGCGGTCATGCATGCCTTTAACCTAGTTCGCAAGGCTTTATTAAGTGACTAA
- a CDS encoding LytR family transcriptional regulator, giving the protein MIKKLIGMVLGFLAVTVLGVAVYGYTIYQQGTETLSKKTYKKIGEETNVIEATEPLTILLMGVDTGNVERTDPWAGNSDSMILLTVNPKTKKTTMMSLERDILTKIETGNGQVQEAKLNAAYANGGAELAISTIQKMMNIHIDRYVMVNMQGLQQLVDAVGGITVNNTLGFPISIADQEEFNKISIGVGEQTLNGEEALVYSRMRYQDPEGDYGRQKRQREVIQKIVEKVLSLNSVSHYQGILKALSDNMQTNVDLSAKSIPQLLGYQDSFKNIETHQLRGEDAELQGISYQIVTSEHMLEMQNLLRRSLGKEPVTELETNAVLYETAFGRTAPSTSTNASNEEAE; this is encoded by the coding sequence ATGATTAAAAAATTAATTGGAATGGTGCTAGGTTTCCTAGCAGTAACAGTTTTAGGTGTAGCGGTTTATGGCTATACCATCTACCAACAGGGAACAGAAACCCTAAGTAAAAAGACTTACAAAAAAATCGGGGAAGAAACCAACGTTATCGAAGCGACGGAGCCTCTGACTATCCTCTTGATGGGGGTAGATACGGGAAATGTGGAACGTACAGACCCGTGGGCGGGAAATAGTGATTCCATGATTCTCTTGACGGTTAATCCCAAAACAAAGAAAACCACAATGATGAGTTTGGAACGGGATATTTTGACCAAGATTGAGACTGGAAACGGTCAAGTTCAGGAAGCTAAACTCAATGCCGCCTATGCTAATGGTGGTGCGGAACTTGCAATTTCTACTATTCAAAAGATGATGAATATCCACATTGACCGCTATGTGATGGTTAACATGCAGGGGCTTCAACAATTGGTGGATGCAGTTGGTGGAATTACCGTCAACAATACACTCGGTTTCCCAATTTCGATTGCTGACCAAGAAGAGTTTAATAAGATTTCCATCGGTGTTGGAGAACAAACCTTGAATGGTGAGGAAGCTCTGGTGTATTCACGGATGCGTTACCAAGACCCAGAAGGAGACTATGGTCGTCAAAAACGTCAACGTGAAGTCATTCAAAAAATCGTTGAGAAGGTTTTGAGCCTAAACAGTGTGAGTCATTATCAAGGTATCCTCAAAGCTTTGAGTGATAACATGCAGACCAATGTGGACTTGTCAGCTAAGAGCATTCCACAATTGCTCGGCTATCAAGATTCCTTCAAGAATATCGAAACGCATCAATTGCGTGGGGAAGACGCTGAGCTACAGGGAATTTCTTATCAGATTGTCACTTCAGAACATATGCTCGAGATGCAAAATCTCTTGCGTCGTTCACTAGGTAAAGAGCCAGTGACAGAATTGGAAACCAATGCGGTACTGTACGAAACAGCCTTTGGTCGGACAGCACCTTCAACCAGTACGAACGCTTCAAACGAAGAAGCAGAATAA
- a CDS encoding GNAT family acetyltransferase: MEYELCIREAEISDATALIAFLDCVGQETDFTSLDENGIIMTASEMALFIEKQAASENQITLLALLNDEIAGVLNITADQHLRVRHIGDVFLAVRKKFWNQGLATILLEEGIEWAKVSGVLRRLQLSVQKRNEAAIHLYSKMGFITEGLQERGAYLAEGIFLDVCLMGKLINK, from the coding sequence ATGGAGTATGAGTTGTGTATTCGTGAAGCAGAGATTTCAGATGCTACAGCCTTAATTGCATTTTTAGATTGTGTCGGTCAAGAGACAGATTTTACCAGCTTGGATGAAAATGGTATCATAATGACAGCTTCTGAAATGGCTCTTTTTATCGAAAAACAAGCTGCATCAGAGAATCAAATTACTCTCCTCGCCTTACTGAATGATGAGATTGCAGGAGTCTTAAATATCACAGCAGACCAACATTTAAGAGTTCGACATATCGGTGATGTTTTTCTAGCAGTTCGAAAGAAATTCTGGAACCAAGGCTTGGCGACTATACTTCTAGAAGAAGGCATCGAGTGGGCTAAAGTCAGTGGCGTCTTGCGCCGTTTGCAACTTAGTGTACAAAAACGAAACGAGGCTGCGATCCACCTCTATTCAAAAATGGGATTTATCACAGAAGGCTTACAAGAAAGAGGAGCCTATTTAGCAGAAGGGATATTTTTAGATGTTTGTCTTATGGGCAAGCTGATAAATAAATAA
- a CDS encoding hydrolase, with protein MHTKNEEELLTLGERLGHLLQKDDVLILTGELGAGKTTFTKGLAKGLDIRQMIKSPTYTIVREYEGRLPLYHLDVYRIEGDADSIDLDEFLFGGGVTVIEWGHLLGEDLPDSYLELEILKEAEGRCLHFTAHGSRAEQLIKELQDGV; from the coding sequence ATGCACACAAAAAATGAAGAAGAACTTCTAACTCTCGGAGAAAGATTAGGTCATTTGCTTCAAAAAGACGATGTTCTGATCTTGACTGGAGAGTTGGGTGCGGGTAAAACAACCTTTACTAAGGGCCTTGCTAAGGGCTTGGATATCCGTCAGATGATTAAAAGTCCAACCTATACCATTGTTAGAGAGTATGAGGGGCGTTTGCCACTTTACCACTTGGATGTCTACCGTATCGAAGGTGATGCTGATTCTATTGACTTGGATGAGTTTCTCTTTGGTGGTGGTGTGACTGTTATTGAGTGGGGGCATCTTTTGGGTGAAGATTTACCAGATTCTTACTTGGAGTTGGAAATCTTGAAAGAAGCTGAGGGTCGTTGTCTTCATTTTACGGCTCATGGCTCTCGGGCTGAACAACTTATCAAGGAGCTTCAAGATGGAGTATGA